One Amycolatopsis sp. NBC_00355 genomic window carries:
- a CDS encoding bifunctional MFS transporter/dTMP kinase: MRSVPGSGPGGSSGAEASTISRVRRVLAIKPFRRLWGVTYLCSVADWLNILALTGLATKLTNNYFAQNFAFVGVVLTGLAPGLLFAPVGGLLADRFDRRKVMVVADLLRCGFLLSIAFVSAPWWLLVGNFLVGSAASMWIPSKEAAVPNLLRRPDQVETANQLGMVMTYGLAVITAAGANAILTGINTNFLHVPGEDTSLRIAKLVVIITALLYLASAILIATRIPELSLRNVHALPEQKVKQADEEKLGVGRMIADGFRFVRSTPLVRGLLVGAFGAFAAGGAVIGSAKPYSSSLLAGDSAFSLLVLAIFLGLASGMAFAPKLSRRLPHDRLFGVSIIAAGLSLALVALSPHLSVSLVTVVLVGFWAGTAFLTGVTIIGSRVEDAIRGRINAIYQLMMKLVLFGTTVTVPVLVGVVATRTINVWGSPVTIDGTRPIMLVGAALALIAGFFAYRQMDDKRTEPILSDLRNALRRTPRRVNGFLIAVEGTTAINTAIQAVNLADWMRGGTRPVVVAADPALDDKRLTALVSGASLTGARAQALAAAAVRADIVERHVQPALDAGSVVVMERFVDSPLAHLSAVAGLDSDELEGLADWATGRLRPDLTVLLDAAPPGAPRDKAATMNDQWRVQHLLVEMAAADPERYVVIDADGTDTEVAERIRTALRAVFVGRLSALAPAASTASTPSISDKPATLPLDVEDTLAGEALTVPVETAEESRVEAK, from the coding sequence GTGCGATCGGTACCCGGGTCCGGCCCGGGCGGGTCGTCGGGCGCCGAGGCGTCCACGATCAGCCGGGTCCGGCGGGTGCTGGCGATCAAACCGTTCCGGCGCCTCTGGGGCGTCACGTACTTGTGCAGCGTCGCCGACTGGCTGAACATCCTGGCCCTCACCGGCCTGGCCACGAAGCTGACGAACAACTACTTCGCGCAGAACTTCGCTTTTGTCGGCGTCGTGCTGACCGGCCTGGCCCCGGGGCTGCTGTTCGCCCCGGTCGGCGGGCTGCTCGCGGACCGGTTCGACCGCCGCAAGGTGATGGTCGTCGCCGACCTCCTGCGCTGCGGGTTCCTGCTGTCCATCGCCTTCGTCAGCGCGCCGTGGTGGCTGCTGGTCGGCAACTTCCTGGTCGGCAGCGCGGCGAGCATGTGGATCCCCTCGAAAGAGGCGGCGGTCCCGAACCTGCTTCGCCGCCCCGACCAGGTCGAGACGGCCAACCAGCTCGGCATGGTGATGACCTACGGCCTCGCCGTCATCACCGCGGCCGGCGCGAACGCCATCCTCACCGGCATCAACACGAACTTCCTCCACGTTCCCGGCGAAGACACCAGCCTCCGCATCGCGAAGCTGGTTGTCATCATCACCGCCTTGCTCTACCTGGCCAGCGCGATCCTCATCGCCACCCGGATCCCCGAACTGTCGCTGCGCAACGTCCACGCGCTGCCGGAGCAGAAGGTCAAGCAGGCCGACGAGGAGAAGCTCGGCGTCGGCCGGATGATCGCCGACGGCTTCCGCTTCGTCCGCAGCACGCCACTCGTGCGCGGGCTGCTGGTCGGCGCGTTCGGGGCCTTCGCGGCGGGCGGTGCCGTGATCGGCTCGGCCAAGCCGTACTCCTCGAGTCTGCTGGCCGGCGACTCGGCGTTCAGCCTCCTGGTGCTGGCCATCTTCCTCGGCCTCGCCTCCGGCATGGCGTTCGCTCCCAAGCTTTCCCGGCGGCTCCCGCACGACCGGCTGTTCGGCGTCTCGATCATCGCTGCCGGGCTCTCGCTCGCGCTGGTCGCGTTGTCGCCGCACCTGTCGGTCTCGCTGGTCACCGTGGTCCTGGTGGGGTTCTGGGCCGGGACGGCGTTCCTCACCGGCGTCACGATCATCGGCTCCCGCGTCGAAGACGCCATCCGCGGCCGGATCAACGCGATCTACCAGCTGATGATGAAGCTCGTGCTGTTCGGCACCACGGTCACCGTCCCGGTCCTGGTCGGTGTCGTGGCGACGCGCACCATCAACGTCTGGGGCAGCCCGGTCACGATCGACGGCACCCGGCCGATCATGCTCGTCGGCGCCGCGCTCGCCCTGATCGCCGGCTTCTTCGCCTACCGGCAGATGGACGACAAGCGCACCGAGCCGATCCTGTCCGACCTGCGCAACGCGCTGCGCCGCACTCCGCGGCGCGTCAACGGTTTCCTCATCGCCGTCGAGGGCACCACCGCGATCAACACCGCGATCCAGGCCGTCAACCTCGCCGACTGGATGCGCGGCGGGACCCGGCCGGTCGTAGTCGCCGCCGACCCGGCCCTCGACGACAAACGGCTGACGGCGCTGGTTTCCGGCGCGTCGCTGACCGGCGCGCGCGCCCAGGCGCTGGCCGCCGCCGCGGTGCGGGCCGACATCGTCGAGCGGCACGTCCAGCCGGCGCTCGACGCCGGTTCGGTGGTCGTGATGGAGCGCTTCGTCGACTCGCCGCTGGCGCACCTGTCCGCCGTCGCGGGCCTCGACAGCGACGAGCTCGAAGGCCTCGCCGACTGGGCGACCGGGCGGCTGCGCCCGGACCTGACCGTTCTGCTCGACGCCGCTCCGCCCGGGGCGCCGCGCGACAAGGCGGCCACGATGAACGACCAGTGGCGCGTCCAGCACCTGCTCGTCGAGATGGCCGCCGCGGACCCGGAGCGCTACGTCGTGATCGACGCCGACGGCACCGACACCGAGGTCGCCGAGCGGATCCGCACCGCGCTGCGCGCGGTGTTCGTCGGGCGCCTTTCGGCGCTGGCCCCGGCAGCTTCCACAGCGTCCACACCGTCCATATCGGACAAGCCGGCGACCCTGCCGCTCGACGTCGAAGACACACTGGCCGGGGAAGCCCTGACCGTGCCCGTCGAGACCGCGGAAGAGTCTCGCGTGGAGGCGAAGTGA